A single window of Methylocella tundrae DNA harbors:
- a CDS encoding aminomethyltransferase family protein: MNTHVYSRQSVLNERHRQLGTKFESSWNDMPIPQLYATDPYVETTTVRTSAGLFDVTALRLIDVSGRDALSALNEMLTSDITKIKPGTSALSNIVDDNGSLIDDVLIYCDGPDAYRISHGGGALEDVLPSIAAGREVHFRKDNDTHILSLQGPKALDILAPHTPMNLADLRYFEHRKTTLFGRDVSIARGGYSGERGYEVFCRAADAVFIWDSILDAGKPFGAMAVSWACLDIVRVEGGLLFFPYDMPEGDTTPWEVGVDWTVDLDKPSFRGKDALSRRRGQKRVAQVGIEIDHHEAIEPGAQIFKGGKQTGIVNSSTYSQHLMRSIALAHVEPAHKGFGTELEIRSDAGIFKARVVKTPFYDPLRLRTHPLSERSPR; encoded by the coding sequence ATGAACACCCATGTCTATTCCCGCCAATCCGTGTTGAATGAACGCCACCGGCAACTCGGGACCAAATTCGAGTCGTCCTGGAACGACATGCCCATCCCGCAGCTCTACGCTACAGATCCTTACGTTGAGACGACAACCGTGCGAACCAGCGCAGGCCTGTTCGATGTGACGGCCCTGCGCCTCATCGACGTGTCCGGGAGGGACGCGCTCAGCGCGCTGAACGAGATGCTTACCTCCGACATCACAAAAATTAAGCCGGGCACATCGGCGCTCAGCAATATCGTCGACGATAACGGCTCTTTGATCGACGACGTTCTGATTTATTGCGACGGTCCGGACGCCTATCGGATTTCGCACGGCGGCGGCGCACTCGAGGATGTTCTGCCGAGCATCGCCGCTGGGCGGGAAGTGCATTTCCGCAAAGACAACGATACGCATATTCTGTCGCTTCAAGGACCGAAGGCGCTCGACATTCTTGCGCCCCATACACCCATGAACCTCGCCGACCTGCGCTATTTCGAGCACCGGAAAACCACTCTGTTTGGCCGCGACGTTTCGATCGCGCGGGGCGGCTATTCGGGTGAGCGCGGTTATGAAGTCTTCTGCAGGGCCGCAGACGCCGTCTTCATCTGGGACTCCATTCTCGACGCCGGAAAGCCTTTCGGCGCGATGGCCGTCTCCTGGGCCTGTCTTGACATCGTGCGCGTCGAGGGCGGCCTTTTGTTCTTCCCTTATGACATGCCAGAGGGCGACACCACGCCATGGGAAGTCGGCGTCGACTGGACGGTTGATCTCGACAAGCCTTCGTTCCGCGGCAAGGACGCTCTCTCGCGCCGACGCGGACAGAAGCGCGTTGCGCAAGTCGGAATCGAGATCGATCATCACGAGGCCATCGAGCCCGGCGCACAGATCTTCAAAGGCGGCAAGCAGACCGGCATCGTCAACAGCAGCACATACAGCCAGCATCTGATGCGTTCGATCGCCCTGGCGCATGTTGAGCCGGCGCACAAAGGGTTCGGGACGGAGCTCGAGATCCGGAGCGACGCCGGAATCTTCAAAGCGCGCGTGGTCAAAACGCCCTTCTACGATCCGCTTCGTCTTCGCACCCATCCCTTGAGCGAGCGGTCTCCACGCTGA
- a CDS encoding cytochrome c gives MITQIFAAVALCASVGCSVAAESETTVSAAGVTLKSVSVTFPESDRRFPGGANAKAINSNCLICHSSGMVLYQPRLSPTAWGEEVAKMRKTYGAPAPDESVAAIVDYLSGLDPQD, from the coding sequence ATGATCACGCAGATCTTCGCCGCGGTTGCGCTTTGCGCCTCGGTCGGCTGCTCCGTCGCGGCGGAATCGGAAACCACCGTTTCGGCCGCCGGCGTCACGCTGAAAAGCGTCTCCGTGACTTTTCCCGAAAGCGATCGTCGCTTTCCGGGTGGAGCGAACGCGAAGGCGATTAACAGCAATTGCCTGATATGCCACTCGAGCGGCATGGTGCTCTACCAGCCTCGGCTTTCGCCAACCGCGTGGGGGGAAGAAGTCGCGAAGATGCGGAAGACCTACGGGGCGCCGGCCCCTGATGAGAGCGTCGCCGCGATCGTCGACTATCTTTCCGGGCTTGACCCCCAGGACTAG
- a CDS encoding dimethylamine monooxygenase subunit DmmA family protein: MRLFWFVAIGAMVKEFEVLVSGIVSRPVYEALAIDPTGRSHLIAADHAMAPGAELLASLPGNARVEFWSALGDSRIAQSPLPELNAISRSFRSTTQLLDALPHRLARERMGFRLYAVGLEAFVWDVAKLARSSGMDDGEYHLTHAGSERRRVYCVHCRAFTENVATNIVACSGCGAHLLVRDHFSRRLAAFMGVQVDAESPGELPSIEEAFP; this comes from the coding sequence TTGCGGCTGTTTTGGTTTGTCGCCATTGGCGCGATGGTCAAGGAGTTTGAAGTGCTTGTTTCCGGCATAGTCAGTCGGCCTGTATATGAGGCCTTGGCGATCGATCCGACTGGACGAAGTCATCTTATCGCGGCCGATCACGCGATGGCGCCAGGCGCCGAATTGCTGGCGTCCTTGCCTGGCAATGCGAGAGTCGAGTTCTGGTCCGCGCTCGGCGACAGCAGGATCGCCCAATCTCCGCTGCCCGAGCTAAACGCAATCTCGCGTAGCTTCCGATCGACGACGCAGTTGCTCGATGCGCTCCCCCATCGTCTGGCGCGCGAACGGATGGGCTTTCGCCTGTATGCGGTCGGGCTCGAAGCCTTCGTCTGGGACGTCGCGAAGCTCGCGCGCTCCTCGGGCATGGATGATGGCGAATATCACTTGACCCACGCCGGATCGGAACGGCGGCGCGTCTATTGCGTCCACTGCCGCGCTTTCACAGAAAACGTCGCGACCAATATTGTCGCCTGCAGCGGCTGTGGCGCGCATCTGCTCGTCCGCGATCATTTTTCGCGGCGGCTCGCGGCCTTCATGGGGGTGCAGGTTGACGCCGAATCCCCCGGCGAGCTCCCTTCAATTGAAGAGGCATTTCCATGA
- a CDS encoding molybdopterin-dependent oxidoreductase: protein MVDLRFGRRQFLERASALGVMIASGSFGASAETLNLHLPGPPSERPLTKAFPQKGEMILQRTRPPLLETPFSVFDKGVFTPNDQFFVRWHLADIPESIDVTSFRLSVKGLVNQELSLSLSEILALPRFEIAAVNQCSGNSRGFFQPRVPGGQWGHGAMGNAKWTGVRLRDVLDRAGVRAGAVQVRFRGLEEGVLPATPDFMKSLDIDHARDGEVMIAYLMNGEQLPILNGFPLRLIVPGWYSTYWIKMLSSIEVLGEPDENFWMKTAYRIPDTPGANVKPGEKGFKTVPISRMVPRSFITNLSAGATIEAGKPTLVRGLAFGGDSGVASVDFSADGGTSWTPATLGTDEGQYSFRLWQINFTAAERGPRMLMVRTTNKAGLTQPPLPTWNPGGYMLNVIESTPITVS, encoded by the coding sequence ATGGTCGACCTGCGATTTGGACGACGCCAATTCCTCGAACGCGCGAGCGCCCTTGGGGTCATGATCGCCTCAGGATCTTTCGGGGCTTCGGCTGAAACCCTCAATCTTCACTTGCCGGGCCCGCCGAGCGAGCGCCCCCTGACCAAGGCGTTCCCGCAGAAGGGCGAGATGATCCTGCAACGGACGCGGCCGCCGCTACTCGAGACGCCGTTTTCCGTCTTCGACAAGGGCGTTTTCACGCCGAACGACCAGTTTTTTGTGCGCTGGCATCTTGCCGACATACCGGAGTCGATCGACGTGACCTCGTTCCGTCTCTCCGTCAAAGGTCTGGTGAACCAGGAGCTGTCGCTGAGCCTTAGCGAAATTCTCGCGCTGCCGCGGTTTGAGATCGCGGCCGTCAATCAATGTTCGGGCAACTCGCGCGGATTTTTCCAGCCACGCGTTCCGGGCGGCCAATGGGGCCACGGCGCCATGGGCAACGCCAAATGGACAGGCGTCCGGCTGCGCGACGTATTGGACAGAGCTGGCGTCAGGGCCGGGGCCGTTCAGGTGCGCTTCAGGGGGCTCGAAGAAGGCGTGCTGCCGGCGACGCCGGATTTTATGAAGTCGCTCGACATCGATCATGCGCGCGATGGCGAGGTCATGATCGCTTATCTCATGAACGGCGAACAGCTGCCGATTCTCAACGGCTTTCCGCTCCGGCTAATCGTGCCCGGCTGGTATTCGACTTATTGGATCAAGATGCTCAGCTCGATAGAAGTGCTCGGCGAGCCTGACGAAAACTTCTGGATGAAGACGGCCTATCGGATCCCCGACACGCCAGGCGCCAATGTCAAGCCTGGGGAAAAGGGATTCAAGACCGTTCCCATCAGCAGGATGGTTCCGCGCTCCTTCATCACAAACCTTTCCGCCGGCGCCACGATAGAAGCGGGCAAGCCGACATTGGTTCGCGGTCTTGCGTTCGGCGGCGACTCGGGCGTCGCGAGCGTCGACTTTTCGGCGGATGGCGGGACAAGCTGGACGCCGGCGACGCTGGGTACGGACGAAGGGCAATACAGCTTCAGGCTCTGGCAGATCAACTTCACTGCGGCGGAGCGGGGGCCGCGGATGCTGATGGTGCGGACGACGAACAAAGCTGGCCTTACGCAGCCGCCGCTTCCGACCTGGAATCCGGGCGGCTACATGCTGAACGTCATTGAATCGACGCCGATCACCGTCTCTTAA
- a CDS encoding group II truncated hemoglobin gives MRALRQMQSLYESMGGEEEIRRLVETFYDIVETDPEAKELHLLHLRGHGVAHSRIEQFNFLSGFLGGPQYYVQKYGHAHLREMHAHVPIGRKERDLWLACMTKAIAKVGLGSQTADRLMRHFTRAAEGCRNQD, from the coding sequence GTGCGCGCTCTGAGGCAAATGCAATCGCTCTATGAGAGTATGGGTGGCGAGGAGGAAATTCGTCGGCTGGTCGAGACGTTCTACGACATTGTCGAGACGGACCCGGAGGCGAAGGAACTACATCTGCTTCATCTGCGGGGACACGGCGTCGCCCATTCTCGAATCGAGCAATTTAACTTCCTGTCCGGTTTTCTCGGTGGTCCGCAATATTACGTGCAGAAATATGGGCATGCGCATCTTCGAGAGATGCATGCGCATGTTCCGATCGGCCGCAAGGAGCGGGATCTTTGGCTCGCCTGCATGACGAAGGCGATTGCCAAGGTTGGTCTCGGTTCACAGACCGCGGATCGGCTAATGCGTCATTTTACTCGGGCCGCCGAGGGGTGTCGAAACCAGGACTGA
- a CDS encoding DUF1989 domain-containing protein: MNLEVTRSLDVSAKGLRPRSRLLCAPGGGAAAFVLRAGDEATIIDPEGRQIGQLFVASDRPVLSSHFADAATLTFGGDECVTACGADAELARAFLAARADAELLETTLLFGRESVAGASVRFKAPADMRCLLAAPGDRMRPDEQDAPTELRINIQSPHDRAAALPPPLATPRLDLRVKAATASGYRVAAGEYIQIIDVEGRQCSDFLAFDSKALADGRELAIDPTTTRTLMGSATPGPGLYSKYFDQDMGPLVEVVRDTVGRHDTFMLACNSKYYDDMGYPGHGNCTDNFNAALAAFGVRPRRGWPAVNFFYNTFVSHDNSIGMDEPWSRPGDYVLLRALTDLVCASSSCADDIDPANGWAPTDIHVRVYDAASNFSKGIAHRMTPDAPPKLTRESGFHSRTSALTRGFIEYRGFWMPQCFAAAGPVAEYWACRERAALMDLSALRKFEITGPDAEALLQSAVTRNIRKLAVGQVVYTALCYEHGGMIDDGTVFRLGENNFRLVCGDDYCGVWLRQLAAEQGLRAWVKSSTDQLHNVALQGPRSRDILREVLATPPHQPSIDELKWFRFTIGKIANAPVLVSRTGYTGELGYEIWCHPDSGPKVWDAIVAAGEPYGLAPFGFAALDMVRIEAGLIFAHFEFCDQTDPFEAGIGFSVPAEKLESYVGSEALARRRAHPVRQLVGLDIAGNEHVGHGDPVHVGRAQVGVVTSATRSPKLAKTIALARLDMAYAAIGTPVEIGKLDGQQKRLKATVTRFPHYNPDKSRVRA, translated from the coding sequence ATGAATCTCGAAGTAACGCGCTCGCTTGACGTCTCAGCTAAAGGGTTGCGGCCGCGATCGCGGCTGCTTTGCGCACCGGGCGGTGGCGCAGCCGCCTTCGTCCTCCGCGCTGGCGACGAGGCGACAATCATCGATCCTGAAGGCCGTCAGATCGGTCAACTTTTTGTCGCCTCGGATAGGCCGGTTCTGAGCAGCCACTTCGCTGATGCTGCGACGCTGACCTTCGGCGGTGATGAATGCGTCACCGCCTGTGGCGCCGACGCCGAACTCGCCCGCGCCTTTCTAGCGGCGCGAGCAGATGCGGAGCTGCTGGAAACGACGTTGTTGTTCGGCCGTGAAAGCGTGGCCGGCGCCAGCGTCCGCTTCAAGGCGCCGGCCGACATGCGCTGCCTCCTTGCGGCTCCGGGCGACCGCATGCGGCCGGACGAGCAAGATGCGCCGACCGAGCTGCGGATCAATATCCAGTCGCCGCACGACCGCGCCGCCGCGCTTCCACCCCCCCTCGCAACGCCAAGGCTTGATCTGCGCGTGAAGGCCGCGACGGCCAGCGGCTATCGCGTCGCGGCTGGCGAATATATTCAGATCATCGACGTCGAGGGGCGTCAATGTTCTGACTTTCTCGCCTTCGACTCCAAGGCTCTCGCAGACGGACGCGAACTCGCCATTGATCCAACGACGACGCGCACGCTGATGGGCTCCGCTACGCCTGGGCCCGGTCTCTATTCGAAATATTTTGATCAGGACATGGGGCCACTGGTCGAAGTCGTGCGCGACACTGTGGGCAGACACGACACCTTCATGCTGGCCTGCAATTCAAAATATTACGACGATATGGGCTATCCAGGGCATGGCAACTGCACTGATAATTTCAATGCGGCGCTCGCGGCTTTTGGCGTCAGGCCCCGCCGCGGATGGCCGGCCGTCAATTTTTTCTACAACACATTCGTCTCCCACGACAACAGCATCGGGATGGACGAACCCTGGTCGCGGCCGGGCGACTACGTGCTGCTCCGCGCTCTGACCGATCTCGTCTGCGCCTCATCTTCCTGCGCCGATGACATTGACCCCGCCAACGGCTGGGCGCCGACCGACATCCACGTCCGGGTCTATGACGCCGCCTCCAACTTTTCCAAAGGGATAGCACACCGCATGACACCCGATGCGCCGCCGAAACTGACGCGCGAGTCCGGCTTTCATTCAAGAACCTCGGCGCTGACGCGCGGCTTCATCGAATACCGCGGCTTCTGGATGCCGCAATGCTTTGCCGCCGCCGGACCTGTTGCGGAATATTGGGCTTGCCGCGAGCGCGCAGCCTTGATGGATCTTTCCGCGTTGCGCAAATTCGAGATCACCGGCCCCGACGCCGAAGCCCTGCTTCAGAGCGCCGTCACGCGTAACATCCGCAAGCTCGCGGTCGGGCAGGTCGTCTATACCGCTCTTTGCTACGAGCATGGCGGCATGATCGACGATGGCACAGTCTTCCGCCTGGGCGAGAATAATTTTCGCCTCGTCTGCGGCGACGATTATTGCGGCGTCTGGCTGCGTCAGCTGGCTGCGGAGCAAGGGCTGCGCGCGTGGGTCAAGTCGTCGACGGATCAACTCCATAACGTCGCCCTGCAAGGGCCAAGATCCCGCGACATTCTACGGGAAGTTCTGGCGACGCCGCCGCATCAGCCTTCAATTGACGAACTCAAATGGTTCCGCTTCACCATCGGCAAGATAGCGAACGCTCCGGTGCTCGTGTCCCGCACAGGCTATACGGGCGAACTTGGCTATGAGATCTGGTGCCATCCCGATTCCGGGCCAAAGGTGTGGGACGCCATCGTTGCGGCCGGCGAACCCTATGGACTCGCGCCGTTCGGCTTCGCCGCGCTCGATATGGTGCGCATCGAGGCCGGTCTGATCTTCGCCCATTTCGAATTCTGCGATCAGACCGATCCGTTTGAAGCGGGCATTGGCTTTTCGGTCCCGGCGGAGAAGCTGGAGTCCTATGTCGGCTCCGAAGCGCTCGCCCGGCGCCGCGCGCACCCGGTCCGTCAACTCGTCGGTCTCGACATCGCGGGAAATGAACACGTCGGCCACGGCGATCCAGTCCATGTGGGACGCGCCCAGGTCGGCGTCGTCACAAGCGCGACGCGCTCGCCGAAGCTTGCAAAGACGATCGCGCTGGCGCGGTTGGATATGGCGTACGCCGCGATCGGAACACCTGTCGAAATCGGGAAGCTGGACGGACAACAGAAGCGGCTGAAGGCGACAGTCACGCGTTTCCCCCATTACAATCCCGATAAATCCCGGGTGAGGGCTTAA
- a CDS encoding PDR/VanB family oxidoreductase has protein sequence MNGADQFVEHLALRVREAEPISPLLKRFVFEAADGGELPPAGPGAHLRLTLQGGGRRWKNAYSIVSAPADRSHLAIIVRRVAQSRGGSAFLHEAVETGHIVAAHEPGNLFPISRIAQKHLMVSGGIGVTPFLAYMTALKQDGAPFELHHFCRDEEVSVFESILSCFDASNIHIHPASAAFDLSAALTSQPLGTHLYTCGPEGLMTMALAAARDHGWPKSKLHSESFGGAHAGGVPFIAILQRSGLKVSVRDDQTLLEAIEEAGLEPACLCRGGACGECLTSVIEGEPDHRDHFLDAGEHASNRSIMICVSRAKTNSLILDL, from the coding sequence ATGAACGGCGCTGATCAATTCGTGGAGCACCTTGCCTTGAGGGTTCGCGAGGCCGAGCCAATCTCGCCTTTGCTGAAACGCTTCGTTTTTGAGGCCGCGGATGGCGGCGAACTTCCGCCAGCGGGCCCCGGCGCTCATCTTCGCTTGACGCTGCAGGGCGGCGGCCGGCGCTGGAAGAACGCTTATTCGATCGTCTCCGCGCCGGCTGATCGCAGTCACCTCGCCATCATTGTGCGCCGGGTCGCTCAATCGCGGGGAGGGTCCGCCTTTCTGCATGAGGCCGTCGAGACAGGGCATATCGTCGCCGCGCACGAGCCGGGCAATCTGTTCCCCATATCGCGTATCGCGCAGAAACATCTGATGGTCAGCGGCGGCATCGGCGTGACGCCTTTTCTTGCTTATATGACGGCGTTGAAACAAGACGGAGCGCCGTTCGAGCTGCACCACTTTTGCCGGGATGAGGAAGTGTCGGTCTTCGAGAGCATTCTATCCTGCTTCGATGCCTCGAACATCCATATTCATCCGGCTTCGGCGGCGTTCGATCTTTCAGCAGCGCTCACATCGCAACCTCTGGGAACGCATCTTTATACCTGCGGTCCTGAAGGCCTGATGACGATGGCGCTCGCCGCCGCGCGAGACCATGGATGGCCGAAGTCGAAGCTTCACTCTGAATCGTTCGGCGGCGCACACGCCGGCGGCGTTCCGTTCATCGCGATCTTGCAGCGCTCCGGCCTCAAAGTCAGTGTTCGCGACGATCAGACGCTGCTCGAAGCGATTGAGGAAGCCGGCCTTGAGCCTGCCTGCCTGTGTCGCGGCGGCGCCTGTGGCGAGTGCTTGACGAGCGTGATCGAGGGAGAGCCGGATCATCGCGATCATTTTCTTGACGCCGGGGAGCACGCATCGAACCGGTCAATCATGATTTGCGTCTCGAGGGCGAAAACCAACAGCCTCATCCTCGATCTATAG
- a CDS encoding heme-dependent oxidative N-demethylase family protein has product MNTRFKPTETFRRDFAFCNSDEAILRFPFPFPEDAYMYSVNIEPHVRGGATPALDHLFDIDEHYVAECRERALVLQEDPGRCKVLPHMMAAQWDTLELIMESFARDYPQDFSLTKDGARWTWENRPLGLKQTFTFGDEATLPCEPFEYITRQAQGDFTLQDQRDDNLFVDGGMVTTQADWSLEFNIGMTFHEWHGPVPLAHQIGVFDRALKFLLRLQYGQPVRRLNWTMTINPRLDTSPENYPLWGPDRTTVTPENVADKVFLRVELQTLFRLPRSNAILFGIRCYLISVGDIAKVDKWRKRLHRVLRDLRPELEDYKGLTRFRKMVVDYLAPFDDGAALSSGTHSEQAEL; this is encoded by the coding sequence ATGAACACGCGGTTCAAACCGACTGAGACATTCCGGCGCGACTTCGCCTTTTGCAACAGCGACGAGGCCATCCTGCGCTTTCCGTTCCCGTTCCCCGAAGACGCCTACATGTACTCGGTCAACATCGAGCCTCATGTCAGGGGCGGGGCGACGCCGGCTCTCGACCATCTGTTCGACATTGACGAACACTATGTAGCGGAATGCCGGGAGAGGGCCCTGGTGCTGCAGGAGGATCCGGGCCGTTGCAAGGTGCTGCCGCATATGATGGCGGCTCAGTGGGACACGCTGGAGCTCATCATGGAGAGCTTCGCCAGGGATTACCCCCAGGACTTCTCTCTCACCAAGGATGGAGCCCGCTGGACCTGGGAGAATCGCCCGCTCGGACTGAAGCAAACATTCACCTTTGGCGATGAGGCGACGCTCCCCTGCGAACCGTTCGAATATATCACGCGCCAGGCGCAGGGCGACTTCACCCTGCAGGACCAGCGCGACGACAATTTATTCGTCGACGGCGGAATGGTCACGACGCAGGCTGACTGGTCGCTCGAATTCAACATCGGCATGACGTTTCACGAATGGCACGGACCGGTTCCGCTCGCGCATCAGATCGGCGTCTTCGACCGCGCGCTGAAATTCCTCTTGCGGCTTCAATATGGCCAGCCGGTGCGCAGATTGAACTGGACGATGACCATCAATCCGAGGCTCGACACCAGCCCGGAAAATTATCCCCTGTGGGGACCGGACCGTACGACCGTCACCCCTGAAAACGTCGCCGACAAGGTGTTTCTGCGCGTTGAATTGCAGACCCTTTTCCGTCTGCCGCGCTCAAACGCCATTCTGTTCGGAATCCGCTGCTATCTGATCAGCGTCGGCGATATCGCAAAAGTCGATAAATGGCGCAAGCGCCTGCATCGCGTGCTGCGCGATCTTCGTCCGGAGCTTGAAGATTACAAAGGGCTGACCCGCTTTCGCAAAATGGTCGTCGATTATCTCGCGCCTTTCGATGACGGCGCCGCGTTGTCGAGCGGAACCCACTCAGAGCAGGCGGAGCTCTAG
- a CDS encoding NAD(P)-binding domain-containing protein, with the protein MTLRVAIIGAGPSGLAQLRAFQSAGKKGAEVPELVCFEKQSDWGGLWNYTWRTGVDEFGEPVHGSMYRYLWSNGPKECLEFADYSFEEHFGRPIPSYPPRAVLHDYIMGRVEKSDVRKFVRFNTVAHWIDFDEATQKFTVTVKDLKKDELYSEDFDYVVVASGHFSTPNVPHFPGIEVFPGRVLHAHDFRDANEFVGKDLLVVGSSYSAEDIASQCYKYGAKSITFSYRTRPLNFQWPECFTVKPLLTKLVGKTATFKDGSEAVVDAVLLCTGYLHHFPFLPDHLRLKTSNRLYPGGLYKGVFWQDNPKLIYLGMQDQYFTFNMFDAQAWYARDVILGRIALPSKEERQKDIDHWRALEEKVETAFDGIDFQTEYVRDLIPATDYPMFDLDRVARLFKEWENDKAASIMGYRDNSYVSVMTGNRAPTHHTKWIEALDDSFEAFLQHPAAAE; encoded by the coding sequence ATGACACTTCGCGTTGCAATCATCGGGGCCGGCCCGAGCGGATTGGCGCAGCTTCGCGCATTTCAGTCGGCCGGAAAAAAGGGCGCCGAGGTCCCCGAACTCGTGTGCTTCGAGAAACAATCGGATTGGGGCGGTCTTTGGAATTACACATGGCGCACAGGCGTCGACGAGTTCGGCGAGCCGGTGCATGGGAGCATGTATCGCTATCTCTGGTCGAACGGCCCGAAGGAATGTCTTGAGTTCGCCGATTACTCTTTCGAGGAGCATTTCGGCCGGCCCATCCCCTCCTACCCGCCGCGCGCGGTTCTCCACGATTATATCATGGGCCGCGTCGAAAAGAGCGATGTGCGCAAATTTGTGCGCTTCAACACGGTCGCGCACTGGATCGATTTCGATGAGGCGACGCAGAAGTTCACGGTGACCGTGAAAGATCTGAAAAAGGACGAGCTCTACTCTGAAGATTTCGATTACGTCGTCGTCGCAAGCGGCCATTTCTCGACGCCGAACGTTCCCCACTTTCCGGGCATCGAAGTATTCCCTGGCCGCGTGCTTCACGCCCACGACTTCCGCGACGCTAACGAATTCGTCGGAAAGGACCTGCTGGTCGTCGGAAGCAGCTATTCCGCCGAGGATATCGCGAGTCAGTGCTATAAATACGGCGCCAAGTCGATCACCTTCAGCTATCGGACAAGACCGCTGAACTTCCAATGGCCGGAGTGCTTCACCGTCAAACCGCTACTGACCAAGCTCGTCGGCAAGACGGCCACTTTCAAGGATGGTAGCGAGGCGGTGGTCGACGCCGTTCTCTTATGCACGGGCTACCTGCATCATTTTCCGTTCCTGCCGGATCATCTGCGTCTCAAGACGTCGAACCGGCTCTATCCGGGCGGGCTCTACAAGGGCGTCTTCTGGCAGGACAATCCGAAGCTCATCTATCTTGGAATGCAGGATCAATATTTCACTTTCAACATGTTCGACGCGCAGGCGTGGTATGCGCGAGACGTCATTCTCGGGCGCATCGCACTGCCTTCCAAAGAGGAGCGCCAGAAGGACATCGACCACTGGCGCGCATTGGAGGAAAAAGTCGAAACCGCGTTCGACGGAATCGACTTCCAGACCGAATATGTGCGCGACCTCATTCCCGCCACCGACTATCCGATGTTCGATCTCGACCGCGTCGCCCGATTGTTCAAGGAGTGGGAGAACGACAAGGCCGCGAGCATCATGGGCTACCGCGACAACAGCTATGTTTCGGTCATGACTGGAAACCGCGCCCCAACGCATCACACCAAATGGATCGAGGCGCTCGACGATTCATTCGAGGCGTTTTTGCAGCATCCCGCCGCCGCGGAATGA